GGAGTGAGGTGGGAAGAGGTTCTGGGAACGGTGGCCGGAGATGATACCATCTTGGTAGTCACTCACAATAGCAGTGAGGGGGCTTCCGTTCTAGCCAGATTAAATGAGCTGAAAAGTAAATAAGCGCCCATACGGGCGCCCGTCTGGGCGAGTGAAGAGAGTAGGAGGAAAAATGGCGAGGGAAAAAGTAGTTTTGGCTTATTCGGGTGGGTTGGATACCTCTGTGGCCATAAAATGGCTTCAAGAGAAATATGATCTAGATGTAATAGCCCTGGTCGTTGATGTGGGGCAGGCAAAAGACGACCCATCTAAAGATTTGGAATGTGTAAAGGAGAAGGCTCTAAAGATAGGAGCGATCGAATCTCATATCGTCGACGCCAGGGAGGAATTCGCTCGTGATTTCATTCTCCCCGCCTTGAAAGCGAATGCCCTTTATGAGGGAAAGTATCCCCTGGTATCAGCACTCTCTCGCCCTTTAATCGCCAAGTGGCTTGTGGAGACGGCCAAATCAATTGGGGCTAAATATGTGGCTCACGGATGTACGGGTAAGGGAAACGATCAGGTGCGTTTCGAAGTATCGATAGGTGCACTCGATCCCTCCTTGAAAGTGATCGCTCCCGTACGTGAATGGACCATGTCTCGGGAGGAGACCATAAAATATGCCAGAAAACATCAAATT
The genomic region above belongs to Actinomycetota bacterium and contains:
- a CDS encoding argininosuccinate synthase domain-containing protein produces the protein MAREKVVLAYSGGLDTSVAIKWLQEKYDLDVIALVVDVGQAKDDPSKDLECVKEKALKIGAIESHIVDAREEFARDFILPALKANALYEGKYPLVSALSRPLIAKWLVETAKSIGAKYVAHGCTGKGNDQVRFEVSIGALDPSLKVIAPVREWTMSREETIKYARKHQI